A genome region from Akkermansiaceae bacterium includes the following:
- a CDS encoding ATP-binding cassette domain-containing protein — translation MAEIFRLGMKVVKYRQLISPSIEVVAAAGFAAALYFGVRAGMTLEGFLALGMALYMSYEPIKKLGNIHSLFQQGKASVDRIEHILHCDDAIANPADPRPCPSPREGISFHGVTFAYGEHPVLHEVSLEIPAGQVVALVGPSGAGKTTFAHLVPRFYDPQQGEIRLDGIPIRDFLKHDLRDRIAVVRRMPAAVPRGLEENIRIGKTEASRAEIEAAAKKAYAHDFIMAQPEGYETQVGERGDLLSGGQRQRIAIARAFLKDAPILILDEATSALDTESEAAVQQALAELVKGRTTLIIAHRFSTIRIADRILVFKEGRIVSDGSHEELRDLDPTYQAMVGGELR, via the coding sequence GTGGCGGAGATCTTCCGGCTCGGCATGAAGGTGGTGAAATACCGCCAGCTCATCTCGCCCTCCATCGAGGTGGTCGCCGCGGCGGGCTTCGCGGCGGCGCTCTACTTCGGCGTGCGCGCGGGGATGACCCTCGAGGGCTTCCTGGCCCTGGGGATGGCGCTCTACATGTCCTACGAGCCGATCAAGAAGCTCGGCAACATCCACTCCCTCTTCCAGCAGGGCAAGGCCTCGGTGGACCGGATCGAACACATCCTGCACTGCGACGACGCGATCGCGAACCCGGCCGACCCGCGGCCCTGCCCGTCCCCGCGGGAGGGGATCTCCTTCCACGGGGTCACCTTCGCCTACGGCGAGCACCCCGTGCTCCATGAGGTGAGCCTGGAGATCCCGGCCGGGCAGGTCGTGGCGCTGGTCGGCCCGAGCGGCGCGGGCAAGACGACCTTCGCGCACCTGGTGCCGCGCTTCTACGATCCGCAGCAAGGCGAGATCCGTCTCGATGGCATCCCGATCCGGGATTTCCTCAAGCACGACCTTCGCGACCGGATCGCCGTCGTCCGCAGGATGCCTGCCGCTGTTCCTCGGGGCCTGGAGGAGAACATCCGGATCGGGAAAACGGAAGCCAGCCGCGCCGAGATCGAGGCGGCGGCGAAAAAGGCCTACGCGCACGATTTCATCATGGCCCAGCCGGAAGGCTACGAGACCCAGGTGGGCGAGCGCGGGGACCTGCTGTCCGGCGGGCAGAGGCAGCGCATCGCCATCGCCCGGGCCTTCCTGAAGGACGCGCCCATCCTGATCCTCGACGAGGCGACGAGCGCGCTGGACACGGAGAGCGAGGCGGCCGTCCAGCAGGCGCTCGCGGAGCTGGTGAAAGGCCGCACCACGCTGATCATCGCGCACCGCTTCAGCACGATCCGCATCGCCGACCGGATCCTTGTTTTCAAGGAAGGGCGCATCGTCAGCGACGGCAGCCATGAGGAGCTGCGCGACCTCGACCCGACCTACCAGGCGATGGTCGGCGGGGAGCTGAGGTGA
- a CDS encoding tRNA threonylcarbamoyladenosine dehydratase, which produces MLSEATKDRFGGIARLYGVRALQNFVAARVVVVGIGGVGSWTVEALARSGIGKIRMVDLDEICITNVNRQLHAMDGQIGRQKTAAMAERVRAINPACELEVIEGFFTERSVEQVLGGGVDGVIDAIDSMKHKALLIAECKRRGLPLVTCGGAGGKRDATRISVRDLAFCGKDALLHQLRKTLRKDHGFPPVPMGSKPEPMGIPAVFSDESPVYPGSDGEVSCARPEDADMRLNCATGYGTATHVTATFGVVAAGAMLEVLGEK; this is translated from the coding sequence ATGTTGAGCGAGGCAACCAAAGACCGTTTCGGAGGGATCGCGCGGCTCTACGGGGTGCGTGCGCTGCAGAACTTCGTGGCGGCGCGGGTCGTCGTCGTCGGGATCGGCGGGGTGGGATCGTGGACCGTCGAGGCGCTGGCGCGATCCGGTATCGGGAAAATCCGCATGGTGGATCTCGATGAAATCTGCATCACCAACGTCAACCGGCAGCTCCACGCGATGGACGGCCAGATCGGCCGTCAGAAAACCGCAGCCATGGCCGAGCGGGTGCGGGCGATCAACCCCGCCTGCGAACTCGAGGTGATCGAAGGTTTTTTCACTGAACGCTCCGTGGAGCAAGTGCTCGGCGGCGGGGTGGACGGTGTGATCGATGCGATCGACTCAATGAAACACAAGGCCTTGCTCATCGCGGAATGCAAGCGGCGCGGCCTACCCCTCGTCACCTGCGGCGGAGCCGGCGGCAAGCGCGATGCGACAAGGATCTCGGTGCGCGACCTGGCATTCTGCGGCAAGGACGCCCTCCTCCACCAGCTCCGCAAAACCCTCCGCAAGGATCATGGTTTCCCGCCCGTCCCGATGGGCTCGAAGCCGGAACCCATGGGCATCCCGGCCGTTTTTTCCGACGAATCCCCCGTCTATCCCGGCAGCGACGGGGAGGTTTCCTGCGCCCGCCCCGAAGACGCCGACATGCGCCTCAACTGCGCCACCGGCTACGGCACCGCCACCCACGTCACCGCCACCTTCGGGGTCGTCGCTGCGGGTGCGATGCTGGAGGTGCTTGGGGAGAAGTAG